The Pedobacter mucosus genome window below encodes:
- a CDS encoding REP-associated tyrosine transposase, with protein sequence MSTKYKIRDQEQLYFVSFAVVYWLDVFIRNEYKEVLLDSLRYCQKEKGLEVYGWCIMTSHVHLIIVTTGKKMEDILRDFKSHTSTQLRKMIKNNQQESRREWLLWMMERAGNKNSNNNGYQFWQQDNHPIELWDNYMKEQKLDYLHENPVKSGFVSKAEDYLYSSARDYCGEKGLLEIKLIE encoded by the coding sequence TTGAGTACTAAGTATAAAATACGAGACCAAGAGCAGCTTTACTTTGTAAGTTTTGCCGTGGTGTATTGGCTTGATGTTTTTATAAGGAACGAATATAAGGAAGTGCTTTTGGATAGCTTGCGTTACTGCCAGAAGGAAAAAGGACTGGAGGTTTATGGATGGTGCATAATGACCAGCCATGTTCATTTGATTATTGTTACAACAGGTAAAAAGATGGAAGATATTCTACGGGATTTTAAGAGCCATACCTCAACTCAATTAAGAAAAATGATTAAGAATAACCAACAGGAAAGTAGGCGTGAATGGTTGCTATGGATGATGGAAAGAGCGGGCAACAAAAACAGCAACAACAATGGATACCAATTTTGGCAACAGGACAACCATCCAATAGAGTTATGGGATAATTATATGAAAGAACAGAAATTAGATTATCTGCATGAGAATCCGGTAAAATCAGGTTTTGTGTCGAAAGCAGAAGATTATCTTTACAGTAGTGCGAGAGATTATTGCGGAGAAAAGGGCTTGTTGGAGATTAAGCTAATTGAATAA
- a CDS encoding transposase: MDRCIMTSHVHLIIVTTGKKMEDILRDFKSHTSTQLRKMIKNNQQESRREWLLWMMERAGNKNSNNNGYQFWQQDNHPIELWDNYMKEQKLDYLHENPVVSGFVSKAEDYLYSSARDYCGEKDLLEIKLIE; the protein is encoded by the coding sequence ATGGATAGGTGCATAATGACCAGCCATGTTCATTTGATTATTGTTACAACAGGTAAAAAGATGGAAGATATTCTACGGGATTTTAAGAGCCATACCTCAACTCAATTAAGAAAAATGATTAAGAATAACCAACAAGAAAGTAGGCGTGAATGGTTGCTATGGATGATGGAAAGAGCGGGCAACAAAAACAGCAACAACAATGGATACCAATTTTGGCAACAGGACAACCATCCAATAGAGTTATGGGATAATTATATGAAAGAACAGAAATTAGATTATCTGCATGAAAATCCTGTAGTATCAGGTTTTGTGTCGAAAGCAGAAGACTATCTTTACAGTAGTGCGAGAGATTATTGTGGAGAAAAGGACTTGTTGGAGATTAAGCTAATTGAATAA
- a CDS encoding peroxiredoxin family protein: protein MKIKLIILIMLIIPFLGNAQAKVEVNGYAPYLKSGTEVTLRRIDPSLKKNLLKPLELKTSLENGKFNFFFENAGAEMYLLTVKKRSETLYLPSGVTNLSIKDSLLRKISIENTTASEYANYDEDKKRVSLKSKYLWLRADYDDYIRGEKVDSQIAVEKSAALDSANLAQQNYSANQSVAWIKSNPNSLINSKILYDQLTTLSDDTIKYLFDLIPTMAKQNSYGKLLLYNIENLLSGATPPPFHVKTPQGKIISLSDFRGKYVLLDFWASWCIPCRKVNPSLVKIYKKFGKRNFSIIGISLDHEKEKWEKAIAADGLNWTHVSELKGMNGKISKDYDVGFIPNNYLLGPRGKVVARNIDPVQLQLFLEKFSN, encoded by the coding sequence ATGAAAATAAAGTTGATAATTTTAATAATGCTCATTATCCCTTTTTTAGGGAATGCGCAAGCTAAGGTTGAAGTTAATGGATATGCGCCTTATTTAAAAAGCGGTACAGAAGTTACCTTGCGCCGGATTGATCCTTCTTTAAAGAAAAATTTGCTAAAGCCCCTTGAATTAAAAACTAGCTTAGAAAATGGTAAGTTTAATTTTTTCTTTGAGAACGCTGGCGCTGAAATGTACCTTTTAACAGTCAAAAAGCGATCTGAAACGCTTTATCTTCCTAGCGGAGTAACTAATCTATCAATAAAGGATTCGTTATTAAGAAAGATTTCAATTGAAAATACGACTGCTTCTGAATATGCAAATTATGATGAAGATAAAAAAAGGGTTAGCTTGAAGAGCAAGTACTTATGGCTTAGGGCTGATTATGATGACTATATACGAGGTGAAAAGGTCGACTCTCAAATCGCTGTAGAGAAATCGGCGGCACTTGACAGTGCAAACCTAGCGCAGCAAAATTATTCTGCAAATCAAAGTGTAGCATGGATTAAATCAAATCCAAATTCTCTAATAAATAGTAAGATACTCTATGATCAACTGACAACTTTATCAGATGATACCATTAAGTATTTGTTCGATTTGATACCCACAATGGCTAAACAAAACAGCTATGGTAAACTGTTGTTATATAATATTGAAAATCTATTGTCCGGCGCTACTCCACCTCCGTTCCATGTAAAAACGCCACAGGGAAAGATAATAAGTTTATCGGACTTTCGGGGTAAATATGTTCTTTTGGATTTTTGGGCATCTTGGTGCATTCCATGTCGAAAAGTAAATCCATCTCTTGTTAAAATTTATAAAAAGTTTGGCAAACGCAATTTCAGTATAATAGGTATTTCTCTCGACCATGAAAAGGAAAAGTGGGAAAAGGCTATCGCAGCTGACGGATTGAACTGGACGCATGTATCAGAACTAAAAGGTATGAATGGTAAGATTTCAAAGGATTATGATGTTGGCTTTATTCCCAATAATTATTTACTTGGCCCTAGAGGGAAAGTAGTCGCTCGAAATATTGACCCAGTACAACTTCAATTATTTTTAGAGAAATTTAGTAATTAA
- a CDS encoding PmoA family protein → MGHKRTLAPDGPDGGYSLPLSYIPIEKQLLFNEIKTKWWGANHQIFIRMFNMKLFSCIVLMAMLPFASLAQQAVVTFKKFDKQNKVDVLIAGRLFTSFLYADTMEKPLLYPLVSAGGAVVTRGFPLYPKPGEPTDHPHQIGLWFNFENLNGLDFWNNSSAIAINQKAKYGWIRTDKITKIKGGTKGLLAYHANWTNQANEIILEENTSFEFSGSKAQRVITRITKLTAVKKAIFTDAKDGLLGLRLAHELQMPIIEQEKIKDSERIISPVKRRLDSIPTGNFLTSEGKQGDAAFSTRGVWCKVYGKIGADSVSIAIIDHPLNPNYPTFWFTRGYGLFAANPLGEKVFTNGTSSKNLTLEKGESVTFKYRVVIDNGLRTPSPTQLNTIARSFTQK, encoded by the coding sequence TTGGGGCACAAGCGGACGCTTGCGCCAGATGGGCCAGACGGAGGATATTCACTACCGTTATCCTACATCCCCATAGAAAAGCAACTTTTATTCAATGAAATTAAAACGAAATGGTGGGGAGCAAATCATCAAATATTTATAAGGATGTTTAATATGAAACTATTTAGTTGTATTGTATTAATGGCAATGCTACCATTCGCTTCCTTAGCTCAGCAGGCTGTGGTTACTTTTAAAAAATTTGATAAACAAAATAAAGTGGATGTATTGATTGCCGGCAGGTTATTTACTTCTTTCCTATACGCCGACACTATGGAGAAGCCACTCCTATATCCCTTAGTAAGTGCTGGAGGCGCAGTTGTTACCCGTGGTTTCCCACTTTATCCTAAACCTGGTGAACCAACAGATCACCCTCATCAAATCGGATTATGGTTTAATTTTGAAAATCTGAACGGACTGGATTTCTGGAATAATTCTAGCGCCATAGCTATTAATCAGAAAGCAAAGTATGGTTGGATCCGAACCGACAAAATCACTAAAATTAAAGGTGGTACTAAAGGGCTACTAGCTTATCATGCCAATTGGACCAATCAAGCGAATGAAATTATACTTGAAGAAAATACCAGCTTCGAATTCAGCGGCAGCAAAGCACAACGTGTAATTACTAGAATAACCAAACTAACAGCGGTTAAAAAAGCAATATTTACTGATGCAAAAGATGGATTACTAGGTTTGCGACTGGCCCATGAATTACAAATGCCTATTATTGAGCAGGAGAAAATTAAGGATAGTGAGCGCATCATTAGCCCTGTTAAAAGACGGTTGGATAGCATACCCACCGGCAACTTCCTAACCAGCGAAGGTAAACAAGGCGATGCAGCCTTTAGTACTCGAGGTGTTTGGTGTAAGGTGTATGGAAAAATTGGGGCCGACTCTGTGAGCATAGCCATTATAGATCATCCATTAAATCCCAATTATCCTACTTTTTGGTTTACAAGGGGATATGGTTTGTTTGCAGCGAATCCGTTGGGGGAAAAGGTTTTTACAAACGGTACTTCTTCTAAAAATCTCACCCTCGAAAAAGGTGAATCTGTTACATTTAAGTATCGGGTGGTAATTGATAACGGTCTTCGAACGCCTAGTCCGACTCAACTTAATACTATAGCTCGCAGTTTTACCCAAAAATAG
- a CDS encoding TonB-dependent receptor domain-containing protein encodes MRNSTKSIFIFLLLIFLYTSSNAQTFSVKGIILDTDGQSLPGAVVRIKSTNDSLVTSANTDGRFNFTKFKAKQFTLSAAFIGYDTFIKKYVIENGVTIDITDIKLKASSNTLDGVVISGAPPVKVTQDTVSFNAKAFPVRDGDAVDEILKKLPGIKVDNDGNVTSQGSPVTKIRVNGKDFFGSDVATAIKNLPADIIKNLQVIDDYGDQAKLTGIKTGEPEKILNLVIEEDKKKGYFARASAGIGSSNRYNTNLRGNSMKGEQQISFDGTSANANMRGGGGDGITTRNAAGLNYKNEFNTKLSADAGYNFTNDKRNTISTTYTQNILQDADLNPVNRFEDARSNNHSNNYNQWFGGNLEYKIDTMNYLKISPNLTYGTNEGNDTGGSIITQDSLVTNRNSTNFSNSNNFSARTNVFFNHKFSKKGRNFTGWSNLNFSNSKNDRDGYNRYLNTNGSVTDSVTQNQLNYQANQNIGISAGASYMEPLWAKTFLELNYNWNRSATNNSKDTYDVIGDNQVFNQNLSNIYDYEFITNKVGLNYRFIGEKLNYTIGLNFQPVLLKGYNVTTGVETFNRSSNFIPSGRFSYKFSNQQSLDVNYWARNTQPGFLQLQPISDNSNLQNVTTGNPNLKPEFIQNINAHYKQADWSAGKVILANFKYERTNDRIVTIKQRVPGTVNQLTTYTNTDGYYTIQGDYNISRPLSPERKFTLEYSGSGQLNNNISFTDESRIDAKNTSWRQELEFRVDLKDIANFEVETSYSQNSTSYSNDAFEDRLSNRFEYGIEGRNYFLKDITLGYNFSKQVNSGFDNGITRNPTLLRLSLEYKFLKNKMAAVQIEGFDLFDQNSGISRDVFDNVIVDRQVNRLGRYFMLSLIYRVRNFGG; translated from the coding sequence ATGAGAAACTCTACTAAATCGATTTTTATATTTCTTTTATTAATTTTCCTCTACACTAGCAGTAATGCCCAAACATTTTCCGTTAAAGGAATTATTTTAGATACAGACGGACAATCACTTCCAGGTGCAGTGGTAAGGATTAAATCGACTAATGATAGTTTGGTTACATCAGCCAACACCGATGGAAGATTCAATTTTACAAAGTTTAAAGCCAAGCAGTTTACCCTTTCAGCAGCGTTTATAGGCTATGACACCTTTATTAAAAAGTATGTTATTGAAAACGGCGTGACTATAGATATTACGGATATAAAACTAAAGGCGTCTTCAAATACCCTAGATGGTGTAGTAATTTCGGGTGCTCCTCCTGTTAAGGTAACTCAGGATACGGTAAGCTTTAACGCAAAAGCCTTCCCGGTTAGAGATGGCGATGCAGTTGATGAAATACTTAAAAAGTTACCAGGAATAAAAGTAGATAATGATGGCAACGTAACTAGTCAGGGTTCTCCAGTAACGAAAATAAGGGTTAATGGAAAAGATTTTTTTGGAAGTGACGTAGCTACGGCAATTAAAAACCTTCCAGCAGACATTATTAAAAACTTGCAGGTTATTGATGATTACGGTGACCAGGCGAAACTTACGGGTATTAAAACAGGCGAACCAGAAAAAATCCTTAACCTGGTTATTGAGGAAGATAAAAAGAAAGGTTATTTCGCCAGGGCTTCCGCTGGAATAGGCAGTTCAAATCGGTATAACACTAACCTGAGGGGAAATAGCATGAAGGGTGAACAACAAATCTCCTTTGATGGAACATCTGCTAATGCCAATATGCGTGGCGGCGGTGGGGATGGAATTACAACTAGAAATGCTGCCGGATTGAATTATAAAAATGAGTTCAATACCAAATTATCTGCTGATGCGGGATACAATTTCACCAATGACAAGAGAAATACGATCAGCACAACCTATACACAGAACATATTGCAGGATGCCGATCTTAATCCAGTAAACCGGTTTGAAGATGCCCGCAGCAACAACCATAGTAATAATTACAATCAGTGGTTCGGTGGCAATTTGGAATATAAGATTGATACGATGAACTACCTAAAAATTTCTCCGAACTTAACTTATGGTACAAATGAAGGAAATGATACTGGAGGTTCAATCATTACACAGGACAGTTTAGTTACCAATCGAAATAGCACAAATTTTAGTAATTCGAATAATTTCAGCGCAAGGACAAATGTATTCTTCAACCATAAGTTTTCAAAAAAAGGACGCAATTTTACGGGCTGGAGCAATCTAAATTTTTCCAATAGTAAAAATGATAGAGATGGATATAACCGATACCTCAACACCAATGGAAGTGTAACCGATTCGGTAACGCAGAATCAATTGAATTATCAAGCCAACCAGAATATAGGAATTAGTGCCGGCGCTTCCTATATGGAGCCACTTTGGGCCAAAACCTTTTTAGAGTTAAATTATAACTGGAATAGGTCTGCAACTAACAATTCCAAAGATACTTATGATGTTATTGGCGATAACCAGGTATTTAATCAGAATTTAAGTAACATCTATGATTATGAGTTCATTACCAATAAGGTTGGTTTAAACTATAGGTTTATTGGCGAAAAGCTGAACTATACCATTGGCCTAAACTTTCAGCCTGTTTTGTTAAAAGGATATAACGTTACAACTGGGGTTGAAACTTTTAACCGCTCTTCCAATTTTATCCCGTCAGGCAGATTTTCTTATAAGTTTTCCAATCAACAATCATTAGATGTTAATTATTGGGCTAGAAATACTCAACCTGGATTTTTGCAGTTGCAACCTATTTCGGATAATTCCAACCTTCAAAATGTTACGACTGGAAACCCGAACTTAAAACCAGAATTTATTCAAAATATTAATGCACATTATAAGCAGGCTGATTGGAGTGCAGGAAAAGTTATCTTGGCCAATTTTAAATATGAGCGTACTAACGACAGAATCGTAACGATTAAGCAACGTGTACCTGGCACGGTTAATCAGCTCACAACCTATACCAACACTGATGGATATTATACCATACAAGGAGATTATAATATCAGCAGACCGCTTTCTCCGGAACGCAAGTTTACCCTGGAATACTCTGGTTCAGGCCAGCTAAATAACAATATTTCCTTTACAGATGAAAGCAGGATAGATGCAAAAAATACCTCCTGGCGTCAGGAGCTTGAATTTAGAGTCGATTTGAAGGATATTGCCAATTTCGAAGTTGAAACTTCATACTCACAAAATTCGACTAGCTACTCAAACGATGCATTCGAAGATCGTTTATCGAATAGATTTGAGTATGGAATAGAAGGCCGCAATTATTTTTTAAAGGATATCACATTAGGATACAATTTTTCCAAACAGGTTAATTCTGGCTTCGACAATGGCATTACGCGTAACCCAACTTTATTACGTTTATCGTTAGAATATAAGTTTCTTAAAAATAAAATGGCTGCTGTTCAAATTGAAGGTTTTGATCTTTTTGATCAGAATTCTGGTATCTCCAGAGATGTATTTGATAACGTGATTGTAGATAGACAAGTAAACCGCCTTGGTCGGTATTTTATGCTGTCGCTGATTTATAGGGTTAGGAATTTTGGGGGTTAG
- a CDS encoding helix-turn-helix domain-containing protein — protein MKVDLITIEDLEIFKENLLTEIKKIIKHDTIPNKDLEWLRSAEVRELLNISQGTLQNLRINGTLSYSMVGKIFYYKRENIIDILENNNLK, from the coding sequence ATGAAGGTAGACTTGATAACAATTGAAGATCTAGAAATATTTAAGGAAAATTTATTAACAGAAATAAAGAAGATTATTAAACATGACACTATTCCCAACAAGGATCTGGAGTGGCTAAGAAGTGCTGAGGTTAGAGAGCTTCTGAATATCTCACAAGGTACACTGCAAAATTTAAGAATAAATGGAACCCTAAGTTATAGTATGGTTGGCAAAATATTCTATTATAAGCGTGAAAATATCATCGATATTTTAGAAAATAATAATTTAAAATAG
- a CDS encoding sensor histidine kinase, whose product MTTNIPILLVFELIYYFQSEQKAIADSETAKRKVLLFQHETLKAQINPHFLFNSLNVLSSLIYINPDNANKFTKALSKTYRYVLSLNRQPVVSVEEELNALDHYMFLMRMRFEDSFTFTVNNISEGERNEIIPLTLQLLIENAFKHNVATEESRLNIKIDIATDYITVQNNIQPSNDADKGGIGLKYITMQYKLYAKDLLVEDSGRMFIVKIPYIKS is encoded by the coding sequence ATGACAACCAATATTCCTATCCTTTTGGTATTCGAGCTAATCTATTATTTTCAGTCCGAACAAAAAGCCATAGCCGATTCAGAAACCGCCAAACGTAAAGTGCTATTATTCCAACACGAAACGCTAAAGGCACAGATAAATCCACATTTCCTGTTTAATTCACTTAATGTGCTTTCTTCTTTAATATATATAAATCCAGACAATGCTAATAAGTTCACAAAAGCCCTTTCAAAGACTTACCGGTATGTTCTTTCTCTTAACCGGCAGCCGGTGGTTTCTGTTGAAGAAGAACTAAATGCCCTAGATCATTATATGTTTCTGATGAGGATGAGGTTTGAAGACTCCTTTACTTTTACAGTAAACAATATATCTGAGGGTGAAAGAAACGAAATTATACCACTTACCCTGCAGTTGCTTATAGAAAATGCATTTAAGCACAATGTTGCAACTGAAGAATCCAGGTTGAATATTAAAATCGATATTGCTACCGACTATATTACAGTTCAAAACAATATCCAACCTTCGAATGATGCGGACAAAGGCGGGATCGGACTAAAATACATCACTATGCAATATAAGCTATATGCTAAAGACCTCCTCGTTGAGGATAGCGGGCGTATGTTTATTGTAAAAATTCCTTATATCAAGTCATGA
- a CDS encoding LytR/AlgR family response regulator transcription factor → MKYLIVEDERFAQEELKRMMGKLRPGYLLEKQTKTVIDTIAFLKTFTVDLILMDVRLADGSCFEIFYHIDVSTPVIFTTAYDEHAIKAFKLNSIDYLLKPFDEKELEAALIKFENIFHNQPNTTSLKNFEQILSVKTKNRFLISKGENYHYIETTNIAHFYSEDRVVFLHTFQDKRYIINYTLDQLERQLDSRLFFRVSRNCIGNVKAIENVSRYFNSRLKLFFSPECPHEVLVSRVRVTDFLKWMDGLVE, encoded by the coding sequence ATGAAGTACCTTATAGTAGAAGATGAACGGTTTGCCCAGGAAGAACTCAAACGTATGATGGGAAAATTACGTCCCGGTTATTTATTGGAGAAGCAAACTAAAACGGTCATAGATACCATCGCTTTCCTGAAAACATTTACTGTTGATTTAATCCTTATGGATGTCCGTTTAGCAGACGGCAGTTGCTTCGAGATATTCTATCACATCGATGTTAGCACACCTGTGATATTTACTACTGCTTATGATGAACATGCGATCAAAGCATTCAAGCTGAACAGTATCGACTACCTGCTAAAACCCTTTGATGAAAAAGAGTTAGAGGCGGCACTAATTAAATTCGAAAATATCTTTCATAATCAGCCTAATACAACCAGTCTTAAAAATTTTGAGCAGATACTATCTGTCAAAACTAAAAATCGCTTTCTGATATCTAAAGGAGAAAATTATCATTATATAGAAACTACAAATATCGCCCATTTTTATAGTGAAGACCGGGTCGTTTTCCTTCATACATTTCAAGATAAGCGATACATCATAAATTATACTTTAGACCAGTTAGAGCGGCAGCTTGATAGCCGTTTGTTTTTCCGTGTATCACGTAATTGCATCGGAAATGTAAAAGCCATTGAAAATGTTTCCAGGTACTTCAATAGTCGTCTGAAACTATTTTTTTCACCTGAATGTCCACATGAAGTATTGGTAAGCCGGGTACGTGTTACGGACTTCCTAAAATGGATGGACGGGCTTGTGGAATAG
- a CDS encoding porin family protein, producing the protein MKKNVVTLLLAIGALIFTTHLSAQDQPVSFGIKAGTNLSNYRFGGDMKGFKSKMSIGGSFGAFVKYDLSNNFALQSGIDAYYKTSTLESTTDRSSGKFKSLGVEIPVYGIVQGELGSGKAFIGAGPFVGYGLKAKSNGVNMFKKNNETGIAMSRFDYGVGGIIGYDFDKNWQINANYQLGLADLDKAKGSAMKSNSAAFGIVYKF; encoded by the coding sequence ATGAAAAAAAACGTAGTAACACTTCTTCTTGCAATTGGCGCATTAATTTTCACCACTCATTTGTCTGCACAAGACCAGCCTGTGTCATTTGGGATCAAAGCCGGAACCAACTTATCCAATTACCGCTTTGGTGGTGATATGAAAGGCTTCAAGAGTAAAATGAGCATAGGCGGTTCCTTTGGTGCTTTTGTCAAATATGACCTTAGTAACAATTTTGCTTTGCAATCTGGTATCGATGCATATTATAAGACTTCAACACTGGAATCCACAACTGACAGATCATCCGGCAAATTCAAATCTCTCGGAGTAGAAATTCCTGTTTACGGAATTGTTCAGGGCGAATTAGGTAGTGGAAAAGCTTTTATAGGTGCAGGCCCTTTTGTAGGCTATGGATTAAAGGCAAAATCTAATGGTGTGAATATGTTCAAAAAAAACAATGAAACAGGAATTGCCATGAGCCGATTTGATTACGGTGTCGGAGGTATTATCGGCTACGATTTTGATAAAAACTGGCAAATAAATGCTAATTATCAATTAGGGCTTGCAGATTTGGATAAAGCCAAAGGCAGTGCTATGAAAAGCAATAGTGCAGCATTCGGAATAGTTTATAAGTTCTGA
- a CDS encoding DUF6268 family outer membrane beta-barrel protein: MKLRSIFLATLTTLLFLEVNAQEVSFKTEYIGNSGYYYLPPGEKPKEKIGEGKGSAMVYQGGVNIPLSVKINKNNRPTIWGVGLSGAYVSLKNENFSEQMVSEIMNLQLGIYHLRPLNDKWTIRASLGMGVFLPSTDLSKISFKNVLASGGVVFIHHLKPNLSIGGGVAINSALGYPMIFPAVYLKWKTEGKFDVNIELVEGLEVSAGYEFNDRFKLSYALEMNGQLALLEKEGKDVIFSHQYIVTGLRPELKLGKTGLSMTGMGGLNLFRPASYSDRTLKGVFAGGNDYYFSVSPYASVGLKMKF, translated from the coding sequence ATGAAATTAAGATCAATATTTTTAGCCACATTGACAACGCTTCTATTTCTGGAAGTTAATGCACAGGAAGTGTCGTTTAAAACGGAATACATTGGGAATTCTGGCTACTACTATCTGCCACCCGGCGAAAAACCAAAAGAAAAAATCGGTGAAGGTAAAGGTTCCGCTATGGTTTACCAGGGAGGGGTTAATATACCCCTTTCTGTTAAAATAAATAAGAATAACCGCCCGACTATCTGGGGTGTTGGTTTAAGTGGTGCATACGTTTCATTGAAAAACGAAAACTTTTCTGAACAGATGGTATCTGAAATCATGAATTTACAGCTAGGCATTTACCACCTTCGTCCGTTGAATGACAAATGGACAATCAGGGCAAGCTTAGGGATGGGTGTATTTTTACCCTCTACCGATCTTTCTAAAATTAGTTTCAAAAATGTGCTTGCAAGTGGAGGCGTAGTCTTCATCCACCACCTTAAACCTAATTTATCTATAGGCGGCGGTGTGGCTATAAACAGCGCATTAGGTTATCCAATGATTTTTCCTGCTGTTTATCTTAAGTGGAAGACCGAGGGCAAGTTTGATGTAAATATTGAATTGGTCGAAGGATTGGAAGTATCGGCAGGTTATGAATTCAATGATAGATTTAAACTGTCGTATGCCCTTGAGATGAACGGGCAACTTGCCTTGCTGGAAAAGGAGGGCAAGGATGTGATATTCTCTCACCAATATATCGTTACGGGCCTCCGTCCCGAATTAAAACTCGGGAAAACAGGGTTGTCGATGACTGGTATGGGAGGGTTGAACTTGTTCCGGCCTGCCTCTTACTCAGATAGAACTTTAAAAGGGGTGTTCGCAGGTGGTAATGACTATTATTTTTCTGTATCACCGTATGCATCAGTTGGTTTGAAAATGAAATTCTAA
- a CDS encoding lysophospholipid acyltransferase family protein has protein sequence MKQVLQSIAYRSVYAVTYAISLLPMTFLYAISSFTFLITYYIMGYRKTVVIQNITRSFPDKRYGEIHAIVKKFYACFVSYFAEIIKSVSASEETLNNKIIFENLELINQFINSGRSVIACLGHCGNWEMLNFLPYKIRHEVYAVYKPLSSATFNRLMVKVRSRFGMKLIPDRAIIRHIISKKSSPAVYLFIADQCPHINEEKYRFTLLNQETYVFSGMEKLARTGRTAVIYLHITQLSKGCYKVVCLPVCSKAESTSDGEITKKYINLLTENINEEPYGWLWTHKRWKR, from the coding sequence ATGAAGCAAGTCTTACAAAGTATCGCATACAGGAGTGTTTATGCTGTCACCTACGCTATAAGCCTATTACCGATGACATTCTTGTATGCAATATCTTCTTTTACTTTTCTAATAACCTACTATATTATGGGATACAGGAAAACAGTAGTAATTCAAAATATTACCCGTTCCTTTCCCGATAAGCGATATGGAGAAATCCATGCAATTGTAAAAAAGTTCTACGCTTGCTTTGTCTCCTATTTTGCGGAAATTATAAAAAGTGTCTCCGCTTCTGAGGAAACACTTAATAACAAAATAATATTTGAAAATTTAGAGCTGATAAATCAATTTATAAACTCCGGGAGAAGTGTTATTGCCTGTTTAGGACATTGTGGCAATTGGGAGATGCTGAATTTTTTGCCCTATAAAATTAGGCACGAGGTTTATGCCGTTTATAAACCGCTCAGTTCGGCAACCTTCAACAGACTCATGGTTAAAGTCCGGTCTCGTTTTGGCATGAAGTTAATACCTGATAGGGCTATTATCCGCCATATTATATCTAAAAAATCGAGCCCTGCAGTATACCTTTTTATTGCAGATCAATGTCCACATATAAACGAAGAAAAATATAGATTTACATTATTAAATCAGGAAACATATGTTTTCTCAGGAATGGAGAAATTGGCTCGAACAGGTCGAACGGCAGTTATTTATCTGCATATTACACAGCTCTCGAAAGGATGTTATAAAGTGGTTTGCTTACCTGTATGTTCTAAAGCAGAATCTACGAGCGATGGCGAAATAACTAAAAAGTATATTAACCTATTAACAGAAAACATCAATGAGGAACCATACGGTTGGCTATGGACGCATAAAAGATGGAAAAGATAA